A stretch of Kryptolebias marmoratus isolate JLee-2015 linkage group LG24, ASM164957v2, whole genome shotgun sequence DNA encodes these proteins:
- the LOC108238398 gene encoding transmembrane protein 69-like: MLSAVLRTTFATQRVLQWAHPPQRCWTSALTGAFGGSASCCSSKRNSGQVKPPCLSGLFQRTQTRNALFVVRNQCFSSSAVRLKKRAPPEPVSRELDLVRYDMKHLWEGPKPALLLGFAGLIPFVSPTLLMAVTESYYPQLAYAQLAYAASIISFLGGARWGFALPESSPAKPDWMNLANSVVPSLLAWITMLMCDNIVPAATMVIMGLGITLHYDLSLLPTYPSWFKALRTVLTFVAFFSLLGTLIINGVYPEKNLF; this comes from the exons ATGCTCTCTGCTGTATTAAGAACCACCTTTGCAACCCAGAGG gttttgcaaTGGGCACATCCTCCTCAGAGATGCTGGACATCAGCTCTGACGGGAGCTTTTGGTGGATctgcctcctgctgctcctcaaaGAGGAACTCTGGACAAGTAAAACCTCCTTGTCTCAGTGGACTCTTCCAGAGGACACAAACTCGTAATGCTTTGTTTGTGGTGAGGAATCAGTGTTTCAGCTCTTCTGCAGTCAGGCTGAAGAAGCGAGCACCACCTGAACCTGTTTCCAGAGAGCTAGACCTGGTGCGCTATGACATGAAGCACTTGTGGGAAGGACCCAAACCTGCACTCCTCCTGGGGTTTGCTGGGCTGATACCTTTCGTTTCCCCAACTCTGCTCATGGCTGTAACTGAGTCCTACTACCCACAGCTGGCTTATGCCCAGCTAGCCTATGCTGCCTCCATCATTTCCTTCCTGGGTGGAGCTCGGTGGGGATTTGCACTTCCTGAGAGCAGCCCAGCCAAACCTGACTGGATGAACTTGGCCAACAGTGTAGTTCCCTCCCTCTTAGCCTGGATAACCATGCTGATGTGCGACAACATTGTTCCTGCAGCCACCATGGTCATCATGGGACTTGGAATCACACTGCATTACGATCTGTCTCTGCTGCCAACTTACCCCAGCTGGTTTAAGGCCCTGCGCACCGTCCTGACCTTTGTGGCATTCTTTTCTCTGCTTGGTACTCTCATAATTAATGGTGTATATCCAGAGAAAAACCTTTTCTGA